One stretch of Leptospira hartskeerlii DNA includes these proteins:
- a CDS encoding SanA/YdcF family protein, with product MRLAVLLAAAICIGIPASIDLSIEWDYENRSIHAGNYRSLKPATVAIVPGASVYKGIPSPVLQDRLDCAIELYKQEKVRKILLSGDNGTSYYNEVKPMLLYVLERGVNEKDVFVDHAGFRTLDTLVRAKEIFQVKDAIFVSQRFHQPRAAFISKKIGLELQSYESDRRIYISGPTSRFREFFARTLAWIDMNLTNTAPKYLGKPFPIEGSGVKTWKGSVI from the coding sequence ATGAGACTTGCAGTTTTGCTCGCCGCTGCAATCTGCATTGGGATCCCCGCTTCCATAGATCTTTCTATCGAATGGGATTACGAAAATAGAAGCATCCACGCAGGAAATTATCGTTCTCTCAAACCCGCAACTGTGGCAATCGTTCCGGGTGCTTCCGTCTACAAAGGAATTCCTTCTCCAGTTTTACAAGACCGTCTAGATTGTGCGATAGAACTTTATAAACAGGAGAAGGTTCGGAAAATTCTTCTTTCAGGCGATAACGGAACCAGTTACTACAACGAAGTGAAGCCGATGCTGTTATATGTTTTAGAAAGAGGAGTGAACGAAAAGGATGTATTCGTAGATCACGCAGGCTTTCGAACCTTGGACACTTTAGTAAGGGCAAAAGAAATTTTCCAAGTGAAGGACGCAATCTTTGTAAGCCAAAGATTTCATCAGCCCAGAGCTGCATTCATTTCTAAAAAAATAGGATTGGAACTACAATCTTATGAATCGGATAGAAGGATCTATATCAGCGGACCAACAAGCAGGTTCAGAGAATTTTTTGCAAGGACATTGGCTTGGATCGATATGAATCTTACAAACACCGCGCCAAAATATTTAGGCAAACCATTTCCGATAGAAGGAAGTGGAGTTAAAACCTGGAAAGGCTCAGTAATCTAA
- a CDS encoding GDP-mannose 4,6-dehydratase translates to MKYLVTGAEGFVGSYLVRELTQKSGSELLGLGMNPKNTEFPFPYKVCDIRDIQSLQQVFESYSPDVLFHLAGQTFVPRSIENPEETLLINVAGTLNILECFKRSGKKVKLVYVSSSEVYGNIKEEQLPVSENLLPSPVNPYASSKLAAETYCLQYSRSYQNIETVVARPFNHIGIGQNPNFVVPNFCKQVLENISKNVSSEILVGDLTPTRDFLHVTDVVKAYLLLADKGMSGEVYNICSGAETSISQVLQWVLEFADSKLVSKQDPTRLRPAEMKRSLGNNSKLKSLGWTPGTSVKEAVREIFEHIRKTEYSS, encoded by the coding sequence ATGAAATACTTGGTCACAGGAGCGGAAGGTTTTGTAGGATCTTATCTGGTCCGAGAACTTACACAAAAATCCGGGTCCGAACTCTTGGGTCTGGGAATGAATCCCAAAAACACAGAGTTTCCTTTTCCTTATAAGGTTTGTGATATTCGAGATATCCAATCACTCCAACAAGTATTCGAGTCCTATTCACCAGATGTATTGTTCCATTTAGCAGGACAAACATTCGTTCCAAGATCAATCGAAAATCCGGAAGAAACTTTGCTCATTAATGTGGCCGGCACATTGAATATTTTAGAATGTTTTAAACGTTCCGGCAAGAAAGTAAAACTAGTATATGTATCTTCTTCAGAGGTATATGGAAATATAAAAGAAGAACAACTTCCAGTTTCAGAGAACCTTCTTCCTAGTCCTGTGAATCCGTATGCTTCTTCTAAGCTTGCAGCAGAAACTTATTGCCTACAATATTCTCGCTCTTATCAAAATATTGAAACTGTGGTCGCAAGACCTTTCAATCATATAGGCATCGGGCAAAATCCGAACTTTGTGGTCCCGAATTTCTGCAAGCAGGTTTTGGAAAATATTTCCAAAAACGTTTCTTCAGAAATTTTAGTAGGAGATTTGACTCCTACTCGTGACTTCTTGCATGTAACCGATGTGGTTAAAGCTTATCTTCTTTTAGCAGATAAAGGAATGAGTGGAGAAGTTTATAATATATGTTCCGGTGCTGAGACTTCGATCTCTCAAGTTTTGCAATGGGTTCTGGAATTTGCGGATTCTAAGTTAGTCTCCAAACAAGATCCTACAAGATTGAGACCAGCGGAAATGAAAAGATCTTTGGGAAATAATTCTAAATTAAAATCTTTAGGATGGACTCCTGGCACTTCAGTAAAGGAAGCCGTTCGAGAAATTTTCGAACATATTCGAAAAACAGAATATTCTTCTTAG
- a CDS encoding Spy/CpxP family protein refolding chaperone, with protein sequence MNRVRLMNLLNSFVRVALAGVFLTPAYLFPQDTKTSFHTARPIRTISFYRNERAAGVVFGDLDSFKNRYILTDTQLERIAELNRRYKNEHERWLRRLSPKQVELELVLMDENPDLVKVRLIVNAIARYTSEIRMNQIAHRLAIERVLTSEQKKRGKERDIVSLPEEHREAPGFPLNLFVPERIILPVPGILR encoded by the coding sequence ATGAACCGAGTAAGACTCATGAATCTCCTGAATTCATTCGTCAGAGTTGCTCTGGCCGGTGTGTTCCTCACGCCGGCGTATCTTTTCCCCCAAGATACCAAGACTAGTTTTCATACCGCACGACCTATTCGAACTATCTCCTTTTATCGTAATGAAAGAGCTGCCGGAGTAGTTTTCGGTGACCTAGATTCATTTAAAAATCGTTATATTCTTACAGACACCCAACTCGAACGTATCGCTGAGCTGAACCGGAGATATAAAAACGAGCATGAAAGATGGCTTCGTAGACTTTCTCCGAAACAAGTCGAACTAGAACTGGTATTAATGGATGAAAATCCGGATCTAGTAAAAGTTCGTCTTATTGTTAACGCGATTGCAAGATATACATCCGAAATCCGGATGAATCAAATCGCGCACCGGCTCGCGATCGAAAGGGTTTTAACCTCAGAGCAAAAAAAGAGGGGAAAGGAAAGGGATATAGTTTCCCTACCAGAGGAGCATAGGGAAGCTCCTGGGTTCCCCTTGAATCTGTTTGTTCCCGAGAGAATAATTTTGCCTGTGCCGGGCATCCTGAGATAA
- a CDS encoding glycosyltransferase: MNAYLHISEFRDKDGIGNDIKGLREVLNSSGIKTEIVCQTDLSDGSIKTLQTEELRSENNLSSNSMHILEYGGSGYPIDSFLSFPGKKFVRYQNITPPKFFKPFVSQDIFRSFEMDYKKSILELHKLKRYTERFIPSSRYSASNLEDLNIVNSSVLPIVRKYGWKGEKRNRKNGYTLGYVGRLVPSKKIEDILFLSYFLKRIEPKYRILLIGNVPSIFEDYFTNLKQMARELGIGGNVQFRMGVQDSELPRFWEDMDAYISMSEHEGFGIPLVEALSYDIPVFAYACTAVPETLKDAGYLFRKKDLSSLEKLAEWIHFILESQSSPRPVDGPHASSKRREVCMDYDSMPYGRVLKQIFTFKEAAAS, from the coding sequence ATGAACGCCTATCTCCATATTTCCGAATTTAGGGATAAGGACGGGATCGGCAACGATATCAAAGGTTTAAGAGAAGTTTTAAATTCTTCCGGGATCAAAACAGAGATCGTCTGTCAAACCGATCTGAGCGATGGCTCTATCAAAACCTTACAAACGGAAGAACTCCGTAGCGAAAATAATCTATCTTCTAATTCAATGCATATTTTAGAATATGGTGGATCCGGTTATCCTATAGATTCGTTCCTTTCTTTTCCAGGTAAAAAATTCGTTCGTTATCAGAATATCACTCCTCCTAAGTTTTTTAAGCCATTTGTTTCTCAGGATATATTTAGAAGTTTCGAAATGGATTATAAAAAATCCATATTAGAATTACATAAACTAAAAAGGTATACAGAACGTTTTATTCCTAGTTCCAGATATAGCGCTTCCAATCTGGAAGATCTGAATATAGTAAACTCAAGCGTTCTTCCAATCGTAAGAAAATACGGATGGAAGGGAGAAAAACGAAATCGCAAAAACGGCTACACTCTTGGTTATGTGGGAAGATTGGTCCCAAGCAAAAAGATAGAAGATATTCTTTTTCTCTCTTATTTTCTGAAAAGAATAGAACCCAAATATAGGATCTTACTCATAGGAAATGTTCCTAGTATTTTCGAAGATTATTTTACCAACCTAAAACAGATGGCAAGAGAACTCGGCATCGGAGGAAACGTTCAATTCAGAATGGGGGTCCAAGACTCCGAGCTTCCAAGATTTTGGGAAGATATGGACGCTTATATCAGCATGAGCGAACATGAAGGTTTCGGGATCCCTCTTGTGGAAGCATTGAGTTACGATATTCCAGTTTTTGCATATGCCTGCACCGCTGTTCCGGAAACATTAAAAGACGCAGGATATCTCTTCCGAAAAAAAGATCTAAGCAGTCTAGAAAAATTAGCGGAATGGATCCATTTTATATTAGAATCACAATCTTCTCCTCGTCCTGTAGATGGTCCTCATGCTTCTTCCAAAAGGAGAGAAGTTTGTATGGATTACGATTCCATGCCTTACGGAAGAGTTTTAAAACAGATATTCACATTTAAAGAAGCGGCGGCCTCATGA
- a CDS encoding inositol monophosphatase family protein — MSYQNEIKIRYQHFLNFVPTISEFLTKTHEREDLQISFKGNIESDLITIADKGSEELIVSEIRKAFPNDHILGEEGSNYEGNSQFKWIIDPLDGTVNYSHRIPLYCCCIGLEDIENRSAVMGIVPMPALGHVYHAMLGEGAFKDKAPIKVTQTKEIKKALLCTGFPYDREERIEQLMFNLKKFILRSRGVRRTGSAGLDICWVAEGKFDAFWEEDLKPWDMTAAAAILQEAGGKLSTYANNTFHPYVTSLIASNGVLHEKMVETLQEYLDI, encoded by the coding sequence ATGAGCTATCAAAACGAAATCAAGATCAGATACCAACATTTCCTCAACTTCGTCCCAACTATCTCGGAGTTCCTGACAAAAACTCACGAAAGAGAAGATCTACAAATTTCTTTTAAAGGAAATATAGAATCGGACTTAATTACGATCGCAGACAAAGGTTCGGAAGAACTGATTGTTTCCGAGATTAGAAAGGCATTCCCTAACGATCATATCTTAGGGGAAGAAGGAAGCAACTATGAAGGAAATTCTCAGTTCAAATGGATTATCGATCCTTTGGATGGAACTGTAAATTATTCTCATCGCATTCCTCTCTATTGCTGCTGTATCGGATTAGAAGATATAGAAAATAGATCTGCAGTGATGGGTATCGTTCCAATGCCTGCATTAGGGCACGTATATCATGCAATGTTGGGAGAAGGTGCCTTCAAAGATAAGGCTCCAATCAAAGTCACTCAAACAAAAGAGATCAAAAAAGCGCTCTTATGCACCGGTTTTCCTTATGATAGAGAAGAGAGAATTGAACAACTCATGTTCAATCTGAAAAAATTTATCTTAAGATCCAGAGGGGTTAGAAGAACCGGATCCGCAGGTTTAGATATTTGCTGGGTAGCCGAAGGTAAGTTCGATGCATTCTGGGAAGAAGATCTGAAACCTTGGGATATGACTGCTGCGGCAGCTATTCTTCAGGAAGCCGGCGGAAAGTTGAGTACTTATGCGAATAATACGTTTCATCCGTATGTGACTAGCTTGATTGCGTCTAACGGAGTATTGCACGAAAAAATGGTCGAGACATTACAGGAATATTTAGATATATGA
- a CDS encoding RNA polymerase sigma factor: protein MDQREFAGLIDSTKHIVLSAIKKNLYEEFYDTIDDVVQETYIRAYKSLAANKFRGESSHSTWLYTIARNESLRMNQKRMRQANLAMKLKEKATQDSILNPRDEYNDSGMDIELQDLISNLPWKYKSVLALVSEGYKEQQIAQKLGIPEGTVKSRSFRGKQMLKKLFFSRDLEIIRNGR from the coding sequence ATGGACCAAAGAGAATTTGCCGGATTGATAGATAGTACGAAACATATCGTACTATCCGCGATTAAAAAGAATTTATACGAAGAGTTTTACGATACCATCGATGATGTTGTTCAAGAGACTTATATCCGTGCTTATAAAAGTTTAGCTGCCAATAAGTTCAGGGGAGAATCTTCCCACAGTACTTGGTTGTATACTATCGCAAGGAACGAATCTTTGAGAATGAATCAGAAGCGTATGCGCCAGGCAAACCTTGCGATGAAGCTGAAGGAAAAAGCTACTCAAGATTCCATCTTAAACCCAAGAGACGAATATAACGACTCTGGAATGGACATTGAACTGCAAGATCTGATCTCCAATCTTCCTTGGAAATATAAGTCTGTGCTTGCATTAGTTTCCGAAGGATACAAAGAGCAACAGATTGCGCAGAAGTTGGGAATTCCGGAAGGAACAGTTAAATCTCGATCTTTCCGAGGCAAACAAATGTTAAAGAAACTTTTTTTTTCAAGAGACCTAGAGATAATCCGAAATGGAAGATAG
- a CDS encoding glycosyltransferase family 4 protein produces the protein MIFKRRGVHQFAAGFNLGDAISNEMNSLKSVFKKIGYSSEIYAENTGPGTDSFVKKYKAYSSNSKDILVYHHSIHSDVLESILKPKNSKILIYHNVTPGHFFEKYDLKLTYLLRKGREELESLRNKFDKVFAVSEYNKSELLDLGFENVDVLPITYQLPQGRQTLKENFPKNRPNIPRFLFVGRIAPNKKQDDLIRFAFHYLKAYGPEFQLFMVGFSSKELYLYREELERMLDFYKLRKNVIITDFLSDEELKSMYLNCDLFLSMSEHEGFCVPLLEAMVHNIPILAFDGGAVGETLSGAGILFKEKRMDIIVELAHKMVTDRNWKDLILETQQRRLSSFSQINAETVLRPVLARLS, from the coding sequence ATGATCTTCAAAAGACGAGGAGTTCATCAATTTGCCGCCGGCTTTAATTTGGGAGATGCAATTTCTAACGAAATGAATTCCTTAAAATCTGTTTTCAAGAAAATAGGATATTCTTCCGAAATTTATGCGGAGAATACCGGTCCCGGAACGGATTCCTTCGTAAAAAAGTACAAGGCATATTCTTCCAATAGTAAAGATATACTAGTATATCATCACTCGATCCATTCGGACGTGCTGGAAAGTATACTAAAACCAAAGAATTCCAAAATTCTAATATATCACAATGTAACACCGGGCCATTTTTTCGAAAAATACGATCTGAAACTTACTTACCTTCTCCGCAAAGGAAGAGAAGAGTTAGAATCTTTAAGAAACAAATTCGATAAGGTTTTCGCGGTATCAGAATATAATAAATCGGAACTTTTGGATCTAGGTTTCGAAAATGTCGACGTTCTTCCAATCACTTATCAACTTCCTCAAGGAAGACAAACTCTTAAGGAAAATTTTCCTAAGAATCGACCCAATATTCCTCGCTTCTTATTTGTAGGAAGAATTGCTCCGAATAAAAAACAGGATGACCTGATCCGATTCGCATTCCATTATCTAAAAGCTTACGGTCCTGAGTTCCAACTTTTTATGGTAGGATTCAGCTCCAAAGAATTGTATCTATACAGAGAAGAACTAGAACGTATGCTCGATTTTTATAAATTGAGAAAGAATGTGATCATCACTGATTTTTTATCCGATGAAGAATTAAAATCAATGTATCTAAACTGTGATCTTTTCCTTTCTATGAGCGAGCACGAAGGATTTTGTGTTCCATTATTGGAAGCAATGGTGCATAATATTCCAATCCTTGCATTCGACGGTGGCGCAGTAGGAGAAACTCTTTCCGGTGCAGGGATCTTATTCAAAGAAAAGAGAATGGATATAATCGTGGAACTTGCCCACAAAATGGTGACGGATCGAAACTGGAAAGATTTAATCCTTGAGACCCAACAAAGACGCTTATCTTCCTTCTCTCAGATCAACGCTGAAACAGTATTGAGGCCTGTCCTTGCTAGACTCTCGTAG
- a CDS encoding LIC_10202 family protein: MEERSSDIIEIKDSSVNVRELMEEIESRLARRPVSKEELERLSRWKFSPQSPEGYREFDAAETAHLFEKGISPPKFTNPKFKYIRGPIRWLFIKLIELYAFLDKKLSENRTRAFYSVLNELILLRGDHEKLKRKFEKFYNEFVELNYTLKKEINPEFVWSNEFLYEEETLEESETLILSRLNPGDSVLAINPEWGKFLKQLLKAQIEFKAVTWNKSQYSYIKEHITNSVSLLSFEEVLPESPLPSKIISNTNLCLLPNWVLEKLFKSLASKTSSGTEFIFRYSNYSNRMVSPFQPILLTQISESAFREFLQKLGFKNIVDTKAGDGFSVFSFRK, from the coding sequence ATGGAAGAAAGATCTTCAGATATTATAGAAATCAAGGACAGCTCGGTCAATGTCCGCGAGCTCATGGAAGAAATAGAATCCAGGCTTGCGAGAAGACCCGTTTCCAAGGAAGAATTGGAACGCCTTTCTCGTTGGAAATTTTCTCCCCAATCCCCTGAAGGATACAGAGAATTCGACGCAGCAGAAACAGCGCACTTATTTGAAAAAGGGATATCCCCTCCTAAGTTTACCAATCCGAAATTTAAGTACATCCGCGGCCCGATCCGTTGGTTGTTTATCAAGCTGATCGAGCTATATGCTTTTCTAGATAAAAAACTTTCTGAAAACAGAACTCGTGCATTCTACAGTGTTTTAAATGAATTGATCCTCTTAAGAGGAGATCATGAAAAATTAAAACGTAAATTCGAGAAATTCTATAACGAGTTTGTAGAACTAAATTATACTCTCAAAAAAGAGATCAATCCTGAATTCGTTTGGTCCAATGAGTTTCTTTATGAAGAAGAAACCTTAGAGGAAAGTGAAACTCTTATTCTTTCCAGACTGAATCCTGGAGATTCAGTTCTCGCGATCAATCCTGAATGGGGAAAATTCCTCAAACAACTTTTGAAAGCACAGATAGAATTCAAAGCAGTCACTTGGAATAAGTCCCAATATTCTTACATCAAAGAACATATCACAAATTCAGTGTCTCTTCTATCCTTTGAAGAAGTTCTCCCAGAGTCTCCTCTCCCTTCTAAAATTATTTCTAATACAAATCTATGTCTTTTGCCGAATTGGGTTTTAGAAAAACTTTTCAAATCCTTGGCTTCTAAAACTTCCAGTGGGACAGAATTCATCTTCAGATATTCCAACTATTCTAACAGAATGGTCTCCCCGTTTCAACCGATCCTTTTGACTCAGATAAGTGAGTCTGCATTCAGAGAGTTCTTACAAAAATTAGGTTTTAAGAATATAGTGGATACCAAGGCCGGAGACGGCTTCTCGGTGTTTAGTTTCAGAAAATGA
- a CDS encoding YkvA family protein codes for MEEDKIEKIKQGFWPKVKKVAGKVPFLADAIALYYAMLDPSTPLKAKLTIAGALAYFLTPFDAIPDILFGAGYIDDAGVVAAVLAAASMYVKDEHKKKAADFLDSNPEGNLEN; via the coding sequence ATGGAAGAAGATAAGATAGAGAAGATCAAACAAGGTTTTTGGCCTAAAGTGAAGAAGGTCGCAGGAAAGGTTCCTTTTCTTGCGGATGCGATCGCTTTGTATTATGCGATGTTGGATCCTTCTACTCCCCTGAAAGCAAAACTTACGATTGCGGGCGCACTTGCTTATTTTCTTACACCTTTTGATGCAATCCCGGATATTTTATTTGGAGCAGGTTATATAGACGATGCGGGTGTAGTCGCTGCGGTTTTAGCGGCCGCCTCCATGTATGTAAAAGACGAACATAAGAAGAAGGCAGCGGATTTTTTAGATTCCAATCCTGAGGGTAACCTGGAGAATTGA
- a CDS encoding glycosyltransferase family 4 protein yields the protein MLDSRRRLAVVTPIFSDHISGGSEKLIYQYTLILSKFYEVTVLASRSLDYITWKNQVPIKDLEPVLLGKDLEKKVSREWIEPEPGNRIRVLRFSVDKERNISKFNKFSDKLFRNSESGKSIGSQEEKERIWVDMQGPYCPDLIQYIETNERDYDVFVFVSYLYYPMVYGLPLVAKKSVVIPTLHDEPPAKLSVYSNLFKDDSAYCFNTPEEKALFHKLYGYEPSLGNVIGMHLAIPEETEKKISERKNPQDSFQFLYVGRIDEGKGVLEMAQYFSEWQKRSGRNDKLLLAGRGDSKLLQRISKFPHVSPLGFVSEEAKDEVIRSSDILINPSPMESFSIIIMEAWIRKKAVLVNGRSDVLRGHCLRSNGGLYYSDLDSFCAVADYLVNHSREREEMGLNGKKYVQANFNPDIVEKKIAHIVERCIRRRYSE from the coding sequence TTGCTAGACTCTCGTAGAAGATTAGCAGTCGTTACTCCTATTTTTTCGGATCATATTTCAGGTGGTTCCGAAAAACTTATCTATCAATATACTCTAATATTATCCAAATTTTATGAAGTGACAGTTCTCGCAAGCCGCTCCTTGGATTATATCACATGGAAAAACCAGGTTCCGATAAAAGATCTAGAGCCTGTACTTCTTGGAAAAGATTTGGAGAAGAAGGTAAGTAGAGAATGGATAGAACCCGAGCCGGGAAATCGGATCAGAGTTTTAAGATTCTCTGTAGATAAAGAAAGGAATATCTCCAAGTTTAATAAATTTTCAGATAAACTGTTTAGAAACTCCGAATCCGGAAAAAGTATCGGATCCCAAGAAGAAAAGGAAAGGATCTGGGTAGATATGCAAGGTCCATATTGCCCTGACCTTATCCAATACATAGAGACAAACGAAAGAGACTACGACGTATTTGTATTCGTTTCTTATTTGTATTATCCTATGGTTTACGGGCTTCCATTAGTCGCAAAAAAGTCTGTCGTAATTCCAACATTACACGATGAACCTCCTGCAAAATTATCCGTATATTCTAATCTTTTCAAAGACGACTCAGCCTATTGTTTCAATACTCCGGAAGAAAAAGCACTCTTTCATAAATTGTACGGATACGAACCAAGTCTTGGAAACGTAATCGGAATGCATTTAGCGATCCCGGAAGAAACTGAGAAAAAAATTTCCGAAAGAAAAAACCCGCAGGATTCATTTCAGTTCCTGTACGTGGGAAGGATAGACGAAGGAAAAGGTGTGTTGGAAATGGCCCAATACTTTTCCGAGTGGCAGAAAAGAAGCGGCCGGAATGACAAATTACTTCTAGCAGGAAGAGGAGATTCCAAACTTCTACAAAGAATATCAAAATTTCCTCATGTATCTCCTTTAGGTTTCGTAAGTGAAGAAGCAAAGGATGAGGTCATCCGTTCTTCGGATATACTAATCAATCCTTCCCCTATGGAAAGTTTTTCCATTATTATTATGGAAGCTTGGATCCGCAAAAAAGCAGTGTTAGTAAACGGAAGATCAGACGTTCTAAGAGGACATTGCTTGAGAAGTAATGGCGGTTTATATTACTCCGATCTAGATAGCTTTTGCGCAGTCGCGGATTATTTAGTAAATCATAGTAGAGAAAGGGAAGAAATGGGGCTTAATGGTAAAAAATATGTTCAGGCGAACTTCAATCCGGACATCGTGGAAAAAAAGATCGCCCATATAGTAGAGAGATGTATCAGAAGAAGATACTCAGAATAG